A stretch of Pomacea canaliculata isolate SZHN2017 linkage group LG6, ASM307304v1, whole genome shotgun sequence DNA encodes these proteins:
- the LOC112566275 gene encoding LOW QUALITY PROTEIN: nitrile-specifier protein 5-like (The sequence of the model RefSeq protein was modified relative to this genomic sequence to represent the inferred CDS: inserted 1 base in 1 codon): MRSLATSARIVNMVLTKYKWAEILCPDPRPLPRSSHSLNVVNGVGYVTGGEHEPRVPIGSAVWTIDVTSGKWRELETKGADVPPRNAHAASVVGSCIYLFGGRQGIAMGEGSLATCTNWTRLQATWSEVAMAGQVPEARSYHCMTSIGTTLYVFGGCTLSGRLNDLHSFDTDAGVWKRXPTSDLIRGRGGAGLVAVGRKLYVVGGFVGHEVGDVHEFDTETSQWRQVEGSPALPPRSVFGVASLGSLIFVVGGEVDPSSQGHAGAGKYSNEVFVLDTKHEETGWQKVVPEGGPPPARGWFPASSMEQTACSCLGATVKTTRD, from the exons ATGCGGTCTCTCGCCACCTCTGCACGTATCGTAAACATGGTTCTTACCAAG TACAAGTGGGCGGAAATCTTGTGTCCGGACCCGCGGCCCTTGCCTCGCAGCAGCCACTCTCTAAACGTAGTGAACGGCGTTGGTTACGTCACGGGAGGCGAACACGAGCCACGTGTACCAATCGGAAGCGCGGTGTGGACCATTGACGTCACATCTGGAAAATGGCGCGAGCTGGAAACCAAAGGTGCAGACGTTCCACCACGAAACGCACACGCGGCATCCGTCGTGGGTTCTTGCATTTACTTATTCGGCGGCAG ACAAGGGATCGCAATGGGGGAGGGCTCGCTAGCGACATGTACAAACTGGACACGACTACAGGCCACCTGGAGCGAAGTCGCCATGGCTGGGCAGGTCCCTGAGGCCCGCAGCTACCACTGCATGACCTCCATCGGCACCACCCTCTACGTCTTCGGAGGCTGCACTCTCAGCGGACGGCTCAACGACCTCCACAGCTTCGACACCGACGCCGGGGTCTGGAAGC TgccgacctctgacctcatcCGGGGACGCGGCGGGGCGGGGCTGGTGGCGGTCGGGAGGAAGCTGTACGTCGTGGGGGGTTTCGTGGGGCACGAGGTGGGTGACGTGCACGAGTTCGACACCGAGACCTCGCAGTGGCGCCAGGTGGAAGGCAGCCCCGCCCTACCCCCACGCAGCGTCTTTGGAGTTGCCTCCCTTGGCAGCCTCATCTTCGTCGTTGGCGGCGAGGTCGACCCTTCCTCGCAAGGTCACGCCGGGGCGGGGAAATACAGCAATGAAGTGTTTGTCCTTGACACCAAGCACGAGGAGACTGGGTGGCAGAAGGTAGTGCCTGAAGGAGGCCCCCCTCCAGCTCGGGGATGGTTTCCGGCCTCCTCTATGGAGCAGACGGCGTGCTCCTGTTTGGGGGCAACGGTGAAGACAACACGCGACTGA